The window CTCCGACTGCTTGAGCCGACATGTGCCCACTCCCTCTTTCCAAAGCAAATTTTTTTGCAATTTCGCCATAAGTCATAGTATGGCCATATGGAATAGAACAAAGTATCTTCCATACTTCATTTTGAAAAACCGTTCCTGTAAAATGCAGGGGAATATCAAAATCCGGTTCTTTTCCCGAGAAGTAAATATCCAGCCAATGCTTAACTTTTTCAAACAAAGGTATTTCTTTTTCTTCGCACTCCCTGTCCAAATGCAGCGCAAAATATTTTTGTCCCTCAAACCATAATCCCGTTAAACCTACGTCATCCGCTGACAATAATATATCGCCGATAAAAGACTTATAGTTACTGATATACTGCATGCTTTTCTTCCCCCCTGTTCCAAGCCGCATTTAATTATACACATCATCTCAGCATCTGCCTATAACCCCAAAATAATAAATAATTATAACTGTATAATCTTCAAAATCACATTGCAATAATTCCTCGAAGACTTTGACAATGTTCATCAACATACCAACGCGGCGCAAAATTTTTCTTATTTTGTCTAATATAAATCCCATTCAATGTTTTGACTGTCATATAAATTGCGTTATACTCTTTAAGTTCTTTTCATTCTCCAACTTTTAAAAACAATCCCAGCTTTTGCTGTAACTAATTATTCAAACAGTTAAAATACCTTTTCTATTTCATAATCTTCTGTTTTTCATAATATAATCTTATTCGTTGAGGTATTTTCTTATCTCTGCCTATTATAATATCTTACTTGTCCAAAAAACTCCGCTCACTTTCGCTTCTTTTATCCTGCTGATTTGATATATTACAATTTTATCATAATAAATATGTACATACTACCACAAACTTATCAATTATTAT of the Anaerotignum faecicola genome contains:
- a CDS encoding methylated-DNA--[protein]-cysteine S-methyltransferase gives rise to the protein MQYISNYKSFIGDILLSADDVGLTGLWFEGQKYFALHLDRECEEKEIPLFEKVKHWLDIYFSGKEPDFDIPLHFTGTVFQNEVWKILCSIPYGHTMTYGEIAKKFALERGSGHMSAQAVGGAVGHNKISIIVPCHRVVGTNGSLTGYAGGVDKKIKLLNLEKADTSSFFIPKKGTAL